Proteins found in one Camelus bactrianus isolate YW-2024 breed Bactrian camel chromosome 5, ASM4877302v1, whole genome shotgun sequence genomic segment:
- the IFT70B gene encoding intraflagellar transport protein 70B, translating to MAGLGGAQIPDGEFTAVVYRLIRDARYAEAVQLLGGEHQRSPRSRAGLSLLGYCYYRLQEFALAAECYEQLGQLHPELEQYRLYQAQALYKACLYPEATRVAFLLLDNPAYHNRVLRLQAAIKYSEGDLPGARSLVEQLLSGEGGEDSGGENELDGQVNLGCLLYKEGHYEAACSKFSMALQASGYRPDLSYNLALAYYSSRHYAPALKHIADIIERGIRQHPELGVGMTTEGIDVRSVGNTLVLHQTALVEAFNLKAAIEYQLRNYEAAQEALTDMPPRAEEELDPVTLHNQALMNMDSRPTEGFEKLQFLLQQNPFPPETFGNLLLLYCKYEYFDLAADVLAENAHLTYKFLTPYLYDFLDAMITCQTAPEEAFIKLDGLAGMLTEQLRRLTIQVQEARHNRDDEAVKKAVNEYDDTLEKYIPVLMAQAKIYWNLENYPMVEKIFRKSVEFCSDHDVWRLNVAHVLFMQENKYKEAIGFYEPIVKKHYDNILNVSAIVLANLCVSYIMTSQNEEAEELMRKIEKEEEQLSYDDPDKKIYHLCIVNLVIGTLYCAKGNYDFGISRVIKSLEPYSKKLGTDTWYYAKRCFLSLLENMSKHTIMLHDSVVQECVQFLEHCELYGRNIPAVIEQPLEEERMHIGKNTVTYESRQLKALIYEIIGWNI from the coding sequence ATGGCGGGGCTGGGCGGTGCGCAGATCCCCGACGGGGAGTTCACCGCGGTCGTGTACCGGCTCATCCGGGATGCCCGCTACGCCGAGGCGGTGCAGCTGCTGGGCGGAGAGCACCAGCGGAGCCCGAGGAGCCGCGCCGGCCTGTCGCTGCTGGGCTACTGCTACTACCGGCTGCAGGAGTTCGCGCTGGCGGCCGAGTGCTATGAGCAGCTGGGCCAGCTGCACCCGGAGCTGGAGCAGTACCGCCTGTACCAGGCCCAGGCCCTGTACAAGGCCTGCCTTTACCCAGAGGCCACCCGCGTCGccttcctcctcctggacaaCCCCGCCTACCACAACCGAGTCCTCCGTCTCCAGGCCGCTATCAAGTACAGCGAGGGCGACCTGCCCGGGGCCAGGAGCCTGGTGGAGCAACTACtgagtggggaagggggagaagaCAGCGGGGGCGAGAATGAGCTCGATGGCCAGGTCAACCTGGGTTGTTTGCTCTACAAGGAGGGACATTATGAAGCCGCGTGTTCCAAGTTCTCTATGGCCCTGCAGGCTTCAGGCTACCGGCCTGACCTTTCCTACAACCTAGCTTTGGCCTATTACAGCAGCCGGCACTATGCCCCGGCGCTGAAGCATATCGCCGACATTATTGAGCGTGGCATTCGCCAGCACCCAGAGCTGGGTGTTGGCATGACCACCGAGGGCATTGACGTTCGAAGTGTTGGCAACACCTTAGTCCTTCACCAGACTGCTCTGGTGGAAGCCTTCAACCTCAAGGCTGCCATAGAATACCAATTGAGAAACTATGAGGCGGCCCAGGAAGCCCTCACTGACATGCCACCTAGGGCAGAGGAAGAATTAGACCCTGTGACACTGCACAATCAGGCGCTAATGAACATGGATTCCAGGCCTACAGAAGGATTTGAAAAGCTACAGTTTTTGCTGCAACAGAACCCCTTTCCTCCAGAGACCTTTGGCAACCTGTTGCTGCTCTACtgtaaatatgaatattttgACCTGGCAGCAGATGTCCTGGCAGAGAACGCCCATTTGACTTACAAGTTCCTCACACCCTATCTCTATGACTTCTTGGATGCCATGATCACCTGCCAGACAGCTCCTGAAGAGGCTTTCATTAAGCTGGATGGGCTGGCAGGGATGCTGACTGAACAGCTCCGGAGACTCACTATACAAGTGCAGGAAGCAAGACACAACAGGGATGATGAGGCTGTCAAAAAGGCAGTGAATGAGTATGATGACACCCTTGAGAAGTATATTCCTGTGTTGATGGCCCAGGCCAAAATCTACTGGAACCTTGAAAATTACCCAATGGTGGAAAAGATCTTCCGCAAATCAGTGGAATTCTGTAGTGACCATGATGTGTGGAGGCTGAATGTGGCTCATGTTCTGTTCATGCAGGAAAACAAGTACAAAGAAGCCATAGGTTTTTATGAGCCCATCGTCAAGAAGCATTATGACAACATCCTGAATGTCAGTGCTATCGTGCTGGCTAACCTGTGTGTTTCATATATTATGACAAGTCAAAATGAAGAAGCCGAGGAGTTGATGaggaagattgaaaaggaggaagagcagcTCTCCTATGATGACCCGGACAAGAAAATCTACCATCTCTGCATTGTGAATTTGGTGATAGGGACGCTTTATTGTGCCAAAGGAAACTATGACTTTGGTATTTCTCGGGTTATCAAGAGCTTGGAACCTTATAGTAAAAAACTGGGAACTGATACCTGGTATTATGCCAAAAGATGCTTCCTGTCCTTATTAGAAAACATGTCTAAACACACAATCATGCTTCATGACAGTGTTGTTCAAGAATGTGTCCAGTTTCTAGAACACTGTGAACTTTATGGTAGGAACATACCTGCCGTTATTGAACAAcccctggaagaagaaagaatgcaTATTGGAAAGAATACAGTCACATATGAATCCAGACAATTAAAAGCTTTGATTTATGAGATTATAGGATGGAATATATAG